Proteins co-encoded in one Paenibacillus sp. genomic window:
- a CDS encoding MalY/PatB family protein codes for MKYDFDRVIDRRNTASYKWDQLTALFGGEDVLPLWVADMDFACAQPIVDALVRRAETGVYGYTFRTDDWYAAIQGWYGRRHGWQIEKESILMSPSVVTSLSLAVELFSEPGDGVILQSPVYYPFYDVIRSNGRRVVKNPLTIGERGVFEMDFAALEERMREGAKMLLLCNPHNPGGRVWTKEELARVAALAAQYGVTVVSDEIHGDLVFAPNAYTPFATVSEEAAKTSITLLAPTKTFNLPGVQSSLIVADEPTMRVKLANRIHSLALHMQNYFSHAATIAAYNEGDEWLDQLLPYLKANIDYAVETLREKAPMLRPMMPEGTYLLWIDGRELGLNAKGMKQFMYQEAKVAFNEGSTFGDEGEGFVRINCACPRSVLEEALRRFVAAIERKTALQGG; via the coding sequence ATGAAATACGATTTCGACCGCGTCATCGACCGGAGGAATACGGCTTCTTATAAATGGGATCAATTGACGGCGCTGTTCGGCGGCGAAGACGTCCTGCCGCTATGGGTGGCCGACATGGATTTCGCCTGCGCGCAGCCGATCGTCGACGCGCTCGTCCGACGCGCCGAGACGGGCGTCTACGGCTACACGTTCCGCACGGACGATTGGTACGCAGCGATTCAAGGCTGGTACGGCCGGCGTCACGGCTGGCAGATCGAGAAGGAGTCGATTCTCATGTCGCCGAGCGTCGTGACATCGCTGTCGCTCGCCGTCGAGCTGTTCTCGGAGCCGGGGGACGGCGTCATCCTGCAGTCGCCGGTATACTACCCGTTCTACGACGTCATCCGGTCGAACGGGCGGCGCGTCGTGAAAAATCCGCTGACGATCGGCGAGCGCGGCGTGTTCGAGATGGACTTCGCGGCGCTGGAAGAGCGGATGCGCGAAGGCGCGAAAATGCTGCTCTTGTGCAATCCGCACAACCCGGGCGGCCGGGTGTGGACGAAGGAAGAGCTTGCGAGGGTCGCCGCCCTGGCGGCGCAGTACGGCGTAACCGTCGTCTCCGACGAAATTCACGGCGACCTCGTGTTCGCTCCGAACGCGTACACCCCGTTTGCGACCGTCAGCGAGGAAGCGGCGAAGACGTCTATCACGCTGCTCGCGCCGACGAAGACGTTCAATTTGCCCGGCGTGCAGTCGTCACTTATTGTCGCGGACGAACCAACCATGCGCGTGAAGCTGGCCAACCGAATCCACTCGCTGGCGCTGCATATGCAGAACTACTTCTCGCACGCGGCGACGATCGCGGCGTACAACGAAGGCGACGAATGGCTCGATCAGCTGCTGCCGTACCTGAAAGCGAATATCGACTACGCTGTGGAAACGCTGCGCGAGAAGGCGCCGATGCTTAGGCCCATGATGCCGGAGGGGACGTACCTGCTTTGGATCGACGGTCGGGAGCTCGGGTTGAATGCGAAGGGAATGAAGCAATTCATGTACCAAGAGGCGAAAGTCGCGTTCAACGAAGGCTCGACGTTCGGCGACGAGGGAGAGGGCTTCGTGCGCATCAACTGCGCTTGCCCGCGTTCT